A window from Mus caroli chromosome 2, CAROLI_EIJ_v1.1, whole genome shotgun sequence encodes these proteins:
- the Frmd5 gene encoding FERM domain-containing protein 5 isoform X5 encodes MLRFWPSLLSGLLFFKEIRGSTSLNAIHWAGGFKDFSTITPKPLSWNEVTKLKFEGKTFYLYVSQKEEKKIILTYFAPTPEACKHLWKCGIENQAFYKLEKSSQVRTVSSSNLFFKGSRFRYSGRVAKEVMESSAKIKREPPEIHRAGMVPSRSCPSITHGPRLSSVPRTRRRAVHISIMEGLESLRDSAHSTPVRSSSHGDTFLPHVRSSRADSNERVAVIADEAYSPADSVLPTPVAEHSLELMLLSRQINGATCSIEEEKESEASTPTATEAEALGGELRALCQGHGGSEQEQVNKFVLSVLRLLLVTMGLLFVLLLLLIVLTESDLDVAFFRDIRQTPEFEQFHYQYFCPLRRWFACKIRSVVSLLIDT; translated from the exons ATGCTGCGTTTCTGGCCTTCACTCCTTTCGGGTTTGTTGTTCTTCAAGGAAATAAGAGGGTCCACTTCATTAAATG CCATTCACTGGGCTGGTGGCTTCAAGGATTTTTCTACAATAACCCCTAAGCCCCTTTCCTG GAATGAGGTGACCAAGCTGAAATTTGAAGGAAAGACTTTCTATTTATATGTAAGTCAGAAAGAG GAAAAAAAGATTATTCTCACATATTTTGCCCCAACCCCAGAAGCCTGCAAGCACCTCTGGAAATGTGGAATTGAGAACCAAGCCTTCTACAA GCTGGAAAAGTCAAGCCAAGTCCGCACAGTGTCCAGCAGCAATTTGTTCTTTAAGGGGAGCCGGTTCCGATACAG TGGCCGGGTCGCAAAGGAAGTCATGGAGTCAAGTGCCAAGATCAAACGGGAGCCGCCAGAAATACACAG AGCAGGGATGGTCCCTAGCCGCAGCTGTCCTTCTATAACCCATGGCCCACGACTGAGCAGCGTCCCCAGGACACGAAGAAGAGCTGTGCACATCTCTATCATGGAAG GCCTTGAGTCGCTACGAGACAGTGCCCATTCCACACCAGTGCGGTCCTCTTCCCATGGGGACACCTTCCTGCCTCACGTGAGAAGCAGCCGGGCAGACAGCAATGAACGTGTCGCTGTGATAGCGGATGAGGCCTACAGCCCTGCAGACAGTGTGCTGCCCACCCCTGTAGCCGAGCACAGCCTGGAGCTGATGCTGCTCTCCCGGCAGATCAACGGGGCCACGTGCAGCattgaggaggagaaggagtcgGAGGCCAGCACCCCGACTGCGACAGAGGCGGAGGCCCTGGGAGGAGAGCTGAGGGCCCTGTGTCAGGGGCACGGCGGGTCAGAGCAAGAACAGGTGAATAAGTTTGTTTTAAGTGTTCTCCGTTTGCTCCTTGTGACCATGGGACTCCTCTTTGTTTTGCTCCTCCTCCTGATCGTCCTTACCGAGTCTGACCTTGACGTTGCTTTTTTCCGAGATATCCGCCAGACCCCAGAGTTTGAACAATTCCACTATCAATACTTTTGTCCCCTCAGGCGATGGTTTGCCTGCAAAATCCGCTCAGTGGTGAGCCTGCTCATTGACACCTGA